From a single Longimicrobium terrae genomic region:
- a CDS encoding murein L,D-transpeptidase catalytic domain-containing protein, whose translation MRFDLLMMIAAALHLGDAPAVPHTATPASPLLAEPATTDTIPVRRALQAARAVLGGMGIESGAVNSRTQNALNALRGRVSRTSDPDALRLAFRAYYNYKAAHPENVRKPYLYFVDYGLDSRTPRGYVFDMEALRVVDGPFAVAHGRGSELGRTGVPRWFSNREGSHATSLGLFLAQETYAFVGHDSGRPYRSIGMRMTGLSGMFNSTARQRGVVMHGAPYVTRLGAGRSQGCPAVEQNRARWLIPELANGSLVFLFSPLDRDWLRSDPWAAGNG comes from the coding sequence ATGCGTTTCGATCTGTTGATGATGATCGCCGCCGCCCTTCACCTGGGCGACGCACCCGCGGTTCCCCACACCGCCACCCCCGCCTCGCCGCTCCTCGCGGAACCCGCCACCACCGATACCATCCCCGTTCGCCGCGCGCTGCAGGCCGCGCGTGCCGTTCTTGGCGGAATGGGCATCGAGAGCGGGGCCGTGAACAGCCGCACCCAGAACGCGCTCAACGCCCTGCGCGGCCGCGTGTCGCGCACCAGCGACCCCGACGCGCTGCGGCTGGCATTCCGCGCGTACTACAACTACAAGGCGGCGCACCCCGAAAACGTGCGCAAGCCGTACCTGTACTTTGTGGATTACGGGCTGGACAGCCGCACCCCGCGCGGGTACGTGTTCGACATGGAGGCGTTGCGCGTGGTGGACGGGCCCTTCGCCGTGGCGCACGGCCGCGGATCGGAGCTGGGGCGCACGGGCGTTCCGCGCTGGTTCAGCAACCGCGAGGGAAGCCACGCCACCTCGCTGGGGCTGTTTCTGGCGCAGGAAACCTACGCCTTCGTGGGGCACGACAGCGGGCGTCCGTACCGCTCCATCGGCATGCGCATGACGGGGCTTTCGGGGATGTTCAACAGCACGGCCCGCCAGCGCGGCGTGGTGATGCACGGCGCGCCGTACGTGACGCGGCTGGGCGCCGGCCGCAGCCAGGGATGCCCGGCGGTGGAGCAGAACCGCGCGCGTTGGCTGATTCCGGAACTCGCCAACGGCAGCCTGGTGTTTCTGTTCTCGCCGCTGGACCGCGACTGGCTGCGCAGCGATCCCTGGGCCGCCGGCAACGGCTGA
- a CDS encoding HEAT repeat domain-containing protein: protein MDYHEPVSRLLELGEQPARQQPWPDYLAMGFTFADVPELIRLAGDDGLFLSWDDEDEEGNDEWWGPIHARRVLGQLGAEDAVAPLIDLLRWDDSDWGMEEVPRVLAMIGTAALPALREALPRYADDPDPSAAGTVAAAMQMIAEEHPETRDEAVAVLVDQIRRHGEQNPELNGMLVASLLSLRAMEAAPVIEAAYAAGDVDEMIPGDWEDVQVELGLIPERVTPRHNFLSQGLGLRGEPTGPGGQPGSAKARKKAKDKKKAQKAARQKSRRKKR from the coding sequence ATGGACTACCACGAGCCGGTGAGCCGGCTGCTGGAATTGGGGGAACAGCCCGCCCGCCAGCAGCCGTGGCCCGACTACCTCGCCATGGGATTCACCTTCGCGGACGTGCCTGAGCTCATCCGCCTGGCGGGTGACGACGGGCTGTTCCTGTCCTGGGACGATGAGGACGAGGAGGGCAACGACGAATGGTGGGGGCCGATCCACGCCCGCCGGGTGCTTGGGCAGCTTGGGGCGGAGGATGCCGTGGCTCCCCTCATCGACCTGCTGCGCTGGGATGACAGCGACTGGGGAATGGAGGAGGTTCCCCGGGTGCTGGCCATGATCGGCACGGCCGCGCTCCCGGCTCTTCGCGAGGCGCTTCCACGATATGCGGATGATCCGGACCCTTCAGCGGCCGGGACCGTCGCCGCGGCGATGCAGATGATCGCCGAGGAGCATCCAGAGACAAGGGACGAGGCGGTGGCGGTGCTCGTGGACCAGATCCGGCGTCACGGGGAGCAGAATCCCGAGTTGAACGGCATGCTCGTCGCCTCGCTCCTGAGTCTCCGCGCCATGGAGGCCGCACCGGTCATTGAGGCGGCCTACGCGGCGGGCGACGTGGACGAGATGATCCCGGGCGACTGGGAGGATGTACAGGTGGAACTCGGGCTGATCCCCGAGCGCGTTACGCCGCGCCACAACTTCCTGTCGCAGGGGCTGGGACTTCGCGGCGAGCCGACCGGCCCGGGCGGGCAGCCCGGCTCCGCCAAGGCCCGCAAGAAGGCCAAGGACAAGAAGAAGGCCCAGAAGGCCGCCCGGCAGAAGAGCCGCAGAAAGAAGCGGTAA
- a CDS encoding DUF3320 domain-containing protein → MPHDSASDPGVQPAQTAHDAPPPSTGQDRVQAAVENWKRRLIDLTRRNRALNFKVNRVATITVADEHPAEVFRALYLGGKALKFKAAPEQPGRAAPAAGSDGSQAADHDEGTAAVAGSTAGQPSMVPDPAEEEEEAGAGLDFAPYDPAALDERHTDSWLQTTSVPEALDRSLRRLEEQARLSIEEQGVNTLFLTLGMLHYTESDSSDQVYRAPLVLLPVQLTRKSARAGYEVRAADDDPLVNPALAEYLRSRGTTLPELPDSAAIPDEYDLQSLFAAMSAQVAGRKGWAVKTDIYLALFSFQKFVMYKDLEANAASVSSHRLIRQLVTRTGGQSVGLPADVRTMELDADYPPETTFQVVDADSSQLRAIAATARGHDLVIEGPPGTGKSQTITNLIAAALAADKSVLFVAEKMAALEVVHDRLVQAGFGEFCLELHSTKANKRTVMKELGTALDASFQQIAVPQASTERLPGVRRTLTEYARAVHTPFGALAASPYRMYGDLSRVLEAPRVRLEAAVDAVTREQLDQILRDLQDLAATSAEIGVPASHPWRDTGRTFYSQDDLESVRDAAADLAARAAELARGAAEAGAAFGLPAVRTLADVETAAQVAQVLGRSPGAPPGVLQNPAWNAPPAEAVTLVERGREVARLKERVKTRFRAEVLDQEHAGDAAYVERKAEGAFSLLSWLDGRWRAIRKRWLAYRLPAFSGSLLEQAVEMKQVDRLRAESAALKAAEPRARELFGGLWDGERSRWDALDAYIQWVVEFRGACVRHGLEARAAEVAAQAGPDLSRVDALRAEAGEVGDRLARLRGMVGWPGDYLAAEPLDGIESRARELVDGIALAPRWAAFEAARRTVDGGIARELLADALSGVLPVPALPAVFLRAFCMKWLSGVVQQREPLARFNTLTHEERLSEFRRLDQLVLRENRAALVARLRERVQHRLQQAEPAGQLPYLRGQMARQRGLAPLRKSMQQAQAAIRAIKPCFMMSPLSVAQFLDGNQPGFDLVIFDEASQLPSEDAVGAIARGRNLVVVGDPKQLPPTNFFAVSTGQVEAVLAEDGTPMVDDSESILELSMGSGVSMSRLKWHYRSAHESLINFSNVSFYDSELYTFPSVETGTGGLSFEFVPDGVYEGKGVNPVEARRVADAVVRFAREQAANRERGEPALSLGVGTFNMRQQIAIQDELERRRRDDPSLEPFFDRGVAEPFFVKNLENIQGDERDAIFISVTYARGPSGVLRMNFGPLNGQNGGRRLNVLVSRARRQMRVFSSMHGDEISATATVSEGPRLLREFLRYAEHGRLENAAVDAAAATESPFEADVLRELSHRGLTVVPQVGVAGYRIDMGVLDDEAPGRFLCGIECDGAAYHSSETARDRDRLRQQVLEARGWRIHRVWSTDWFKDRAGQIERLMKLIEQDRAESAEEAAAERAGREEASARARAEAERREADEVELLRSGPDVPYVRPKAAAYTFTPGEGRFAGTDLLATPLGQLAGTVREIVAAESPIHRTDLVARITGMWGTRAGPRIQAWIEQACSAAEGAKMVKRRGEFFWTVDGGEPCPVRSRAGTRIPADRISPEEYREAVLAILAQGHSFSRSQLTTEVRTLLGYGRTGAALDEAVTSAVSDLLRTGRIGEASTGIRLRGEAPAAQSPS, encoded by the coding sequence ATGCCCCACGATTCCGCTTCCGACCCGGGCGTTCAGCCTGCACAGACCGCCCATGACGCTCCACCGCCAAGCACCGGCCAGGACCGCGTGCAGGCCGCCGTGGAGAACTGGAAGCGAAGGCTGATCGACCTCACCCGGCGCAATCGCGCCCTCAACTTCAAGGTCAACAGGGTCGCCACCATCACCGTCGCCGACGAGCACCCGGCGGAGGTGTTCCGCGCGCTCTACCTGGGCGGCAAGGCATTGAAGTTCAAAGCCGCGCCGGAGCAGCCGGGCAGGGCGGCTCCGGCCGCGGGTTCCGATGGATCGCAAGCGGCGGATCACGACGAGGGCACGGCGGCCGTGGCCGGCAGCACCGCCGGCCAGCCCTCGATGGTTCCGGACCCGGCGGAAGAAGAGGAGGAAGCGGGGGCGGGGCTGGACTTTGCGCCGTACGATCCCGCCGCGCTGGACGAGCGGCACACGGACTCGTGGCTGCAGACCACCTCCGTTCCCGAGGCGCTGGACCGCTCCCTCCGGCGCCTGGAGGAGCAGGCGCGGCTCTCCATCGAGGAACAGGGCGTGAACACGCTCTTTCTCACCCTGGGGATGCTGCACTACACCGAATCCGACAGCTCCGACCAGGTGTACCGCGCGCCCCTCGTTCTGCTTCCCGTACAGCTGACGCGCAAGTCGGCGCGCGCCGGATACGAGGTGCGCGCGGCGGACGACGATCCGCTCGTGAACCCCGCGCTCGCCGAGTACCTGCGGAGCCGCGGGACCACGCTGCCGGAACTCCCGGATTCCGCGGCCATCCCGGACGAGTACGATCTGCAGTCGCTCTTTGCCGCGATGTCGGCACAGGTGGCGGGGCGAAAAGGATGGGCGGTGAAGACGGACATCTACCTGGCGCTGTTCTCGTTTCAGAAGTTCGTGATGTACAAGGACCTCGAGGCGAATGCGGCCTCGGTGTCCAGCCACCGCCTGATCAGGCAGCTCGTCACGCGGACGGGAGGACAGAGCGTGGGCCTTCCCGCCGACGTCCGGACGATGGAACTGGACGCGGACTATCCTCCCGAAACCACGTTCCAGGTGGTGGACGCCGACTCCAGCCAGCTTCGCGCGATCGCGGCCACGGCCCGCGGGCACGACCTGGTCATCGAAGGCCCCCCGGGGACGGGCAAGTCGCAGACGATTACCAACCTGATCGCGGCCGCGCTCGCCGCCGACAAGTCCGTCCTGTTCGTGGCGGAAAAGATGGCGGCGCTCGAAGTCGTGCACGACCGGCTGGTGCAGGCGGGCTTTGGTGAATTCTGCCTGGAGCTGCACTCCACGAAGGCCAACAAGCGCACGGTGATGAAGGAACTGGGCACGGCCCTGGACGCCTCGTTCCAGCAGATCGCCGTACCCCAGGCCTCCACCGAGCGGCTCCCCGGCGTGCGCCGCACGCTGACGGAGTACGCGCGGGCGGTCCACACGCCGTTCGGCGCACTCGCTGCGTCGCCGTACCGGATGTACGGCGACCTGAGCCGCGTCCTGGAGGCGCCCCGCGTGCGCCTGGAAGCGGCGGTCGATGCGGTGACACGCGAGCAGCTGGACCAGATCCTCCGCGACCTGCAGGACCTCGCCGCCACCTCCGCCGAAATCGGCGTACCCGCGAGCCATCCCTGGCGCGACACCGGGCGGACCTTCTACTCCCAGGACGATCTGGAATCCGTGCGCGACGCCGCCGCGGATCTGGCGGCGCGGGCCGCCGAACTCGCGCGGGGCGCGGCGGAGGCGGGCGCCGCGTTCGGACTCCCCGCGGTTCGTACGCTGGCGGATGTGGAAACGGCGGCGCAGGTGGCGCAGGTGCTGGGCCGCTCGCCGGGCGCGCCCCCGGGTGTGCTGCAGAATCCTGCCTGGAACGCCCCGCCCGCGGAAGCCGTCACGCTGGTGGAGCGCGGGCGCGAGGTGGCGCGGCTCAAGGAGCGCGTGAAGACCCGGTTTCGCGCCGAGGTACTGGACCAGGAGCACGCGGGCGACGCGGCGTACGTGGAGCGGAAGGCGGAGGGAGCGTTCAGCTTGCTGTCCTGGCTGGACGGGCGCTGGCGCGCCATCCGCAAACGCTGGCTCGCCTACCGGCTGCCGGCCTTTTCCGGCTCGCTGCTGGAGCAGGCGGTGGAAATGAAGCAGGTGGACCGCCTGCGCGCGGAAAGCGCGGCATTGAAGGCGGCGGAGCCCCGTGCCCGCGAGCTGTTCGGCGGGCTCTGGGACGGAGAGCGCTCCCGGTGGGACGCGCTGGACGCCTACATCCAGTGGGTAGTGGAGTTTCGCGGTGCCTGCGTGCGGCACGGGCTGGAAGCGCGTGCCGCCGAGGTTGCGGCGCAGGCGGGCCCGGACCTGTCTCGCGTGGATGCCCTCCGCGCCGAAGCGGGTGAGGTGGGCGACCGGTTGGCCCGCCTGCGGGGCATGGTCGGCTGGCCGGGCGACTATCTGGCCGCCGAGCCCCTGGACGGGATCGAATCGAGGGCGCGGGAGCTGGTGGACGGGATCGCGCTGGCCCCGCGCTGGGCGGCGTTCGAGGCCGCGCGGCGCACGGTGGATGGGGGGATCGCGCGCGAGCTGCTGGCGGACGCCCTTTCCGGCGTGCTACCCGTGCCGGCTCTGCCCGCGGTCTTTCTTCGCGCGTTCTGCATGAAGTGGCTTTCCGGCGTGGTTCAGCAGCGGGAGCCGCTGGCCCGCTTCAACACGCTGACCCACGAGGAGCGGCTGAGCGAATTCCGCCGGCTGGACCAGCTGGTGCTGCGGGAGAACCGCGCGGCGCTGGTGGCGCGGCTGCGCGAGCGCGTGCAGCATCGGTTGCAGCAGGCGGAGCCGGCCGGCCAGCTGCCGTACCTGCGCGGGCAGATGGCCCGGCAGCGGGGGCTGGCGCCGCTGCGCAAGAGCATGCAGCAGGCCCAGGCCGCCATCCGCGCCATCAAGCCGTGCTTCATGATGAGCCCGCTGAGCGTGGCGCAGTTTCTGGACGGAAACCAGCCGGGTTTCGATCTGGTGATCTTTGACGAGGCGTCGCAGCTGCCCTCCGAGGACGCCGTGGGCGCGATTGCGCGCGGCCGCAACCTGGTCGTGGTGGGCGACCCCAAGCAGCTGCCGCCCACCAACTTCTTCGCCGTGTCGACGGGACAGGTGGAAGCGGTGCTGGCGGAAGACGGCACGCCCATGGTGGACGACTCGGAAAGCATCCTGGAGCTGTCCATGGGGTCCGGCGTATCCATGAGCCGCCTCAAGTGGCATTACCGCAGCGCGCACGAGTCGCTGATCAACTTCAGCAACGTTTCGTTCTACGATTCGGAGCTGTACACCTTTCCCAGCGTGGAAACGGGCACGGGCGGACTCAGCTTCGAGTTCGTGCCGGACGGCGTGTACGAGGGAAAGGGAGTGAACCCCGTGGAGGCCCGGCGCGTGGCCGACGCGGTCGTCCGCTTCGCCAGAGAGCAGGCGGCGAACCGGGAGCGGGGCGAGCCCGCGCTGTCGCTGGGGGTGGGCACCTTCAACATGCGGCAGCAGATCGCCATCCAGGACGAACTCGAGCGCCGCAGGCGCGACGATCCGTCCCTCGAGCCATTCTTTGACCGGGGCGTCGCGGAGCCCTTCTTTGTCAAGAACCTGGAAAACATCCAGGGGGACGAGCGCGACGCCATCTTCATCAGCGTAACCTACGCCCGCGGTCCCAGCGGCGTACTGCGGATGAACTTCGGTCCGCTGAACGGGCAGAATGGGGGGCGCAGACTGAACGTGCTGGTGAGCCGGGCCCGGCGGCAGATGCGGGTGTTCTCATCCATGCACGGCGACGAGATCAGCGCCACGGCCACGGTGTCGGAAGGGCCGCGGCTGCTGCGCGAGTTTCTGCGGTACGCTGAGCACGGCCGCCTGGAGAACGCCGCGGTGGACGCCGCCGCGGCCACGGAATCGCCTTTCGAGGCCGACGTGCTGCGCGAACTTTCTCACCGGGGGCTCACGGTCGTGCCGCAGGTGGGCGTGGCCGGGTACCGGATCGACATGGGCGTGCTGGACGACGAGGCGCCGGGACGCTTTCTGTGCGGCATCGAATGCGATGGCGCAGCCTATCACAGCTCCGAGACCGCGCGCGACCGCGACCGGCTGAGGCAGCAGGTTCTGGAGGCGCGCGGCTGGCGAATTCACCGGGTCTGGTCCACCGACTGGTTCAAGGACCGCGCGGGACAGATCGAGCGGCTGATGAAGCTGATTGAGCAGGACCGCGCGGAGTCGGCGGAAGAAGCGGCCGCGGAGCGGGCCGGGCGCGAAGAAGCCTCGGCGCGGGCTCGTGCCGAGGCGGAACGCCGGGAAGCGGACGAGGTGGAACTGCTGAGATCGGGTCCCGACGTCCCGTACGTCCGCCCGAAGGCGGCGGCGTATACGTTCACGCCGGGGGAAGGGCGGTTCGCGGGGACGGATCTGCTGGCGACGCCGCTGGGGCAGCTCGCGGGCACGGTGCGGGAAATCGTGGCGGCGGAGTCACCCATCCACCGCACGGACCTTGTCGCCCGCATCACCGGGATGTGGGGCACGCGCGCCGGACCGCGCATCCAGGCGTGGATCGAGCAGGCATGCAGCGCCGCCGAGGGCGCGAAGATGGTGAAGCGGCGGGGCGAGTTCTTCTGGACCGTGGACGGAGGCGAACCCTGCCCCGTCCGGTCGCGCGCCGGCACCAGAATTCCCGCCGACAGGATCTCCCCCGAGGAGTACCGCGAAGCCGTGCTGGCCATTCTGGCGCAGGGCCACTCGTTCAGCCGTTCGCAGCTGACAACGGAGGTGCGAACGCTTCTGGGGTACGGCCGCACCGGCGCGGCGCTGGACGAGGCGGTGACCTCAGCCGTTTCCGACCTCCTCCGCACCGGCCGCATCGGCGAGGCCAGCACCGGCATCCGCCTGCGAGGAGAGGCGCCCGCGGCCCAGAGCCCCTCCTGA
- a CDS encoding DUF5995 family protein, translating to MNTTDSATAALPETIDQVLVRLNGILDDALRGGTRIGYFAALYERVTTNVRRALVAGNVFQDNARMERLDVVFANRFLAAWDEHSAGGQPSLAWRAAFALLDNPGPLVVQHLLVGMNAHINLDLGIAAATVAPTPDELQALWPDFKTINAVLSRLVKVVEDELGEISPRLERIEEIAPGLEDRVFDFGIDVARDVAWALATELSNTPREGWNAVIDARDGMVAEAGRALYPLHGIPGFVQSWIHGAESTDIRYNIQVVAE from the coding sequence ATGAACACGACCGATTCCGCCACCGCCGCGCTCCCGGAGACCATCGACCAGGTGCTGGTGCGCCTGAACGGCATTCTGGACGACGCGCTGCGCGGGGGAACGCGCATCGGCTACTTCGCCGCGCTGTACGAGCGGGTGACGACCAACGTGCGGCGCGCACTGGTGGCGGGGAACGTGTTCCAGGACAACGCGCGTATGGAGCGGCTGGACGTGGTGTTCGCCAACCGCTTTCTGGCCGCGTGGGACGAGCATTCGGCGGGCGGACAGCCGTCGCTGGCCTGGCGCGCGGCCTTTGCGCTGCTGGACAATCCGGGCCCGCTCGTCGTTCAGCACCTGCTGGTGGGGATGAACGCACACATCAATCTGGACCTGGGGATCGCCGCGGCCACGGTGGCGCCCACGCCGGATGAACTGCAGGCGCTGTGGCCGGACTTCAAGACCATCAACGCGGTCCTGTCGCGGCTGGTAAAGGTGGTGGAGGACGAGCTGGGGGAGATTTCGCCGCGGCTGGAGCGCATCGAGGAGATCGCGCCGGGGCTGGAGGACCGCGTGTTCGACTTCGGCATCGACGTGGCGCGCGACGTGGCCTGGGCGCTCGCCACGGAGTTGTCGAACACGCCGCGCGAGGGGTGGAACGCCGTCATCGACGCGCGCGACGGGATGGTGGCGGAGGCCGGGCGCGCGCTGTATCCGCTGCACGGAATTCCCGGCTTCGTGCAGAGCTGGATTCACGGCGCCGAATCCACCGACATCCGCTACAACATCCAGGTCGTGGCGGAGTAG
- a CDS encoding CHASE3 domain-containing protein, translated as MDEPSPAPPNGRFRPTLRHPWSRRLALFGPTLIVLLLGAMMLGGVRRATANARAVERSYQVTVALERALSSLKDAETSQRGYVLTGDEAYLAPARNARPRIARELAEARMRIASAAQRGRVDALEPLIDQRLDLVEQIVELRRTRGRDAAEAVIRAGGGKALMDTVRVRVAEIEREQDALLTVRSQRERRGADSLSLLLAGAVIASAVLALMGNLLFAGQARSEAALAAGLRDRADDEAALHTLARALAQALSVREVLECVAGSAVRSTRAFGAYIERAEAHEVRVVAGAGEGIPELGTTAPYPGSLTDEIIDSGKPALALQASDIGESMAPYLRRSCERCGGLMVPLQTGKELLGALVLLRTDEQGAFGDREVRHARALGDLAVAALRRVLVLEAEQAARAQAEAAVQTRDQVLRVVSHDLKNPVHTIRMAAQFLQETPDLPEPQRQRQLDVVVRATGRMNRLIMDLLDAARLQAGHALAVDPAPVRPADLLADVMDAFRTQVADRGQQLACGAPEPLPQVMADRDRVFQVLSNLVGNAVKFTPQGGQIGVSAAPGADGAVCFTVRDTGSGIPAENLPHLFDPFWQASSTAGLGTGLGLAIARGLVEAHGGSIDVASRVGEGTVFSFTLPAAAE; from the coding sequence ATGGACGAACCTTCACCCGCCCCGCCAAACGGCCGTTTCCGGCCCACGCTCCGGCACCCGTGGTCGCGGCGGCTCGCCCTGTTCGGCCCCACCCTCATCGTTCTGCTGCTGGGCGCGATGATGCTGGGCGGCGTGCGGCGCGCGACCGCCAACGCCCGCGCGGTGGAGCGCAGCTACCAGGTCACCGTGGCGCTGGAACGCGCGCTCAGCTCGCTCAAGGACGCCGAAACCTCGCAGCGCGGCTACGTGCTCACCGGGGACGAGGCGTACCTTGCGCCCGCGCGCAACGCCCGGCCACGCATTGCCCGCGAACTCGCCGAGGCGCGCATGCGCATCGCCAGCGCCGCCCAGCGCGGCCGGGTAGACGCGCTGGAGCCGCTGATTGACCAGCGGCTGGACCTTGTGGAGCAGATCGTGGAGTTGCGGCGCACGCGCGGCCGCGACGCCGCCGAAGCCGTCATCCGCGCGGGCGGCGGCAAGGCGCTCATGGACACGGTGCGCGTGCGCGTGGCGGAAATCGAGCGGGAGCAGGACGCGCTGCTCACCGTCCGCAGCCAGCGGGAGCGGCGCGGCGCCGACTCGCTTTCGCTGCTGCTGGCGGGCGCGGTCATCGCCTCGGCCGTGCTGGCGCTCATGGGCAACCTGCTGTTCGCGGGGCAGGCGCGCAGCGAGGCCGCCCTGGCCGCCGGCCTGCGCGACCGCGCGGACGACGAGGCGGCGCTGCACACCCTGGCCCGCGCGCTGGCGCAGGCGCTGAGCGTGCGCGAGGTGCTGGAGTGCGTGGCCGGAAGCGCCGTGCGCTCCACCCGGGCGTTCGGCGCGTACATCGAGCGGGCCGAGGCGCACGAGGTGCGGGTGGTGGCCGGGGCGGGGGAGGGAATTCCGGAGCTGGGGACGACGGCGCCGTACCCCGGATCGCTCACGGACGAGATCATCGATTCCGGCAAGCCCGCGCTGGCGCTGCAGGCGTCGGACATCGGCGAAAGCATGGCGCCCTACCTTCGCCGCAGCTGCGAGCGGTGCGGCGGGCTCATGGTGCCGCTGCAGACGGGAAAGGAACTGCTGGGCGCGCTGGTTCTGCTGCGCACGGACGAACAGGGCGCATTTGGCGACCGCGAGGTGCGGCACGCCCGCGCGCTGGGCGACCTGGCCGTGGCGGCGCTGCGGCGGGTGCTGGTGCTGGAGGCGGAGCAGGCGGCCCGCGCGCAGGCCGAGGCCGCCGTGCAGACGCGCGACCAGGTGCTGCGCGTGGTGTCGCACGACCTCAAGAACCCGGTGCACACCATCCGCATGGCCGCGCAGTTCCTGCAGGAAACGCCGGATCTGCCGGAGCCGCAGCGCCAGCGGCAGCTGGACGTGGTGGTGCGCGCCACGGGCCGCATGAACCGGCTGATCATGGACCTGCTGGACGCCGCGCGCCTGCAGGCCGGGCACGCGCTGGCGGTGGACCCCGCCCCGGTGCGCCCGGCGGATCTGCTGGCCGACGTGATGGATGCGTTCCGCACGCAGGTGGCCGACCGGGGCCAGCAGCTGGCGTGCGGCGCGCCGGAGCCGCTGCCGCAGGTGATGGCCGACCGCGACCGCGTGTTTCAGGTGCTGTCCAACCTGGTGGGGAACGCCGTCAAGTTCACGCCGCAGGGCGGGCAGATTGGCGTCAGCGCCGCGCCGGGGGCGGACGGCGCGGTGTGCTTCACGGTGCGCGACACCGGATCGGGCAT